CTCCTGGTGCAGCTCCAGCACCCCGGCCTCTTCCAGCGCCCGCAGGTGGTAGTTCAGCCGCTGGCGGGTCTGACCCAGGCGCTGAGCCAGGCCGGCCGCCGAATCGGGCAGCTCACGCAGCTCCTCGACCAGCCTGCGCCGTTCGGGATCCCTCAGCAGCACAGCGCCTTCCAGGCCCTCCAGGAAGGCGATCGGGGTCGGCTCGGTGGTCACGCTCGTCGTCGTCATGGCTCCATAATGTCTTGACAAATTTTTTTTGTCAAGACGTTTGTGTACCTGCCGCGGGCTGGCCGGTGCATCCCCACACCTTCGCGGGCGCGCGCCTGCTGCGTATCGATCCGGAAACCGCGGCCGTCGCCTCGCAGGCCAACATCGGCGGAGGCACCTCGGCTCTGGCCGTGGCGCGCAGCCTGGGACGCGGGGACCTGGTCGTGCCCGGCATTCTCATCGGCTCGCTCGGCAACGCCATCGGCACCTTCCTGGGCTTCTGGGCGGCGGCGAAGCTTTTCTGAGGCCGCGGCCCGTGGGCACCTTCCGCTCCACCTGTGGGGAGATTCCCTCTAGGCGCAACGAGCAACCGGCTCAATCATTGGAATCGGAGGAACAGCTTCCGTACCGCCAGTACGCGATATCCATGTAGCCGAGTAAGGCCAAATGGGTGCGCAACGGACTGTTCGTGTACGTGCACTAATGCTCTTGATCGCGGCGGGCATCGCCGGCGTAGCCTGCGGGGATGAGGGAACCCCGCCGGATCCCACGCCCACGGTCGGCAGCCTGACGTTCTCGACCATCCCGTCGACTTCGTCCACTGGCTCTTCGGTGCCGTTCACCGTCGTCATCAGGGACGATGGCGGCCGGCCGCTCTCCGGCATGTCGATCCGATTCGACGTCATGGCGGGAGGCGGCACCGCGGATCCCGCGTCGGCCGTCAGCGACGCGTCCGGCAGCGTCAGCGCGGTCTGGAACGTCGGGGCGAGCCCTGGCGTGCACCAGCTGCGTGCGTCGTCGGGCAGCAAGTTCGCCGAGGCGATCCTGACCGTTGTCGAGCCTCCGCCGGATCCCGTGCTCACGACGCTTCTGCTGGAAGGCGTACCCGCGAGCGCGCGCACCTTCGAGACACTCGACGTCACGGCCGTAGCGCTCGACCAGACCGGCGGGCCGATGCCCGGCATCTCCGTCACCACGACCGTCGTGGAGGGCGCCGGCACCGTCGCTGAAGGCGAAAACGTCACC
The Gemmatimonadota bacterium genome window above contains:
- a CDS encoding winged helix-turn-helix domain-containing protein, which encodes MTTTSVTTEPTPIAFLEGLEGAVLLRDPERRRLVEELRELPDSAAGLAQRLGQTRQRLNYHLRALEEAGVLELHQE